A stretch of the Massilia sp. W12 genome encodes the following:
- a CDS encoding putative selenate ABC transporter substrate-binding protein has protein sequence MKRIWKTALAAIMAACALSLPAQAEEVIRLSGIPDENPTELARKYQILTDHLQKHLGKKVEYVPVVDYGAAVAALSAGKVDFAWLGGFTFVQAKALAGASPVVMRDIDRQFKSVFIANVQGGVNKPEEMKGKTFAFGAKSSTSGHLFPRHFLQTVWRLDPEKDFAGPPLYSGAHDATVKMVESGKVQVGALNIEVWNRMSKANQYDKAKLKVIWTSPEYVDYVWAARKGMPADMVQKFAQAFLSLDASRAQDKAVLELQGAQKFVKADVKDFEVIEQVGRATGLLK, from the coding sequence ATGAAACGCATTTGGAAAACCGCCCTGGCGGCAATCATGGCCGCCTGCGCACTGAGTTTGCCGGCGCAGGCAGAAGAGGTAATCCGCCTGTCCGGCATCCCGGACGAAAACCCGACCGAGCTGGCGCGCAAATATCAGATCCTGACCGATCATTTGCAAAAGCATCTGGGCAAAAAAGTGGAATATGTGCCGGTGGTGGATTATGGCGCGGCAGTGGCGGCGCTGTCCGCCGGCAAGGTCGATTTCGCCTGGCTGGGCGGCTTTACCTTTGTGCAAGCCAAGGCGCTGGCCGGGGCCAGTCCGGTGGTGATGCGCGACATCGACCGCCAATTTAAAAGCGTCTTCATCGCCAATGTGCAGGGCGGGGTGAATAAGCCGGAGGAAATGAAGGGCAAAACCTTTGCCTTCGGCGCGAAAAGCTCAACTTCCGGCCATTTATTCCCGCGTCACTTCCTGCAAACCGTGTGGCGGCTGGACCCGGAAAAAGACTTCGCCGGCCCGCCTTTATACAGCGGCGCGCATGACGCCACGGTGAAAATGGTGGAATCCGGCAAGGTGCAGGTCGGCGCTTTGAATATCGAAGTCTGGAACCGCATGAGCAAGGCGAATCAATATGACAAAGCCAAGTTGAAAGTGATTTGGACTTCGCCGGAATATGTCGATTACGTCTGGGCGGCGCGCAAAGGCATGCCGGCGGACATGGTGCAAAAATTCGCCCAGGCGTTTTTAAGTCTGGACGCCAGCCGCGCCCAGGATAAGGCGGTGCTGGAATTGCAGGGCGCGCAGAAATTTGTGAAGGCGGATGTGAAGGATTTTGAAGTGATTGAGCAGGTGGGACGGGCCACCGGCTTGTTGAAATAA
- a CDS encoding ABC transporter permease subunit → MPAMRELDYAALRRQARWRWAGLLLLFVSLYGAAQFLNLNLSPILTRAGWDSALGILSGLLKPDFSPDFLRRIFSLTLESLCIGLVGGALALLLGAGMALCIIRVPDLVEPPQFAPLWRRLGFAMLRQVLRILLAGLRAVPEIVWAYVFVRLFGLGVLPAVLAIGLTVGASIAKLFAELAEAVDARPLQTMRAAGAGRSALLLFGVLPQVARQWLAYALFRLECNIRSGAILGVVGAGGLGSEIVLALRYFQYDKLATALLAVLCLTLMLEFCSARLRRLSPRTVLMALTASALTALYFLDAPWRDLLQPAGMSLLSFDAPLQLDTLRHATRLVLDTLVMAWCATWLAAGGALLLAPLAARQLRPAGYLPDAVRPPGWRSWLDQTGQIICRSLTQVVRALPELCLALVFVVWVGAGPLAGILAIALHNLGVLGRLYADVLEEAAPAPVAALQSMGLGRLGCFMFGVWPQVRARLAAFTLYRFEVNVRVTAMMGFVGAGGIGDALHTAISLFHMQDLSALLLTMALLVALVDALGDRVRSALLRTDQLSTAQTPDAAQVATRLQAQT, encoded by the coding sequence ATGCCGGCCATGCGCGAGCTTGATTACGCTGCGCTGCGCCGCCAGGCGCGCTGGCGCTGGGCCGGTTTGCTGCTGCTGTTCGTCTCGCTGTATGGGGCCGCGCAATTTCTGAATTTAAATCTGTCCCCGATCTTGACGCGCGCCGGATGGGACAGTGCGCTGGGGATTTTATCGGGCTTGCTGAAACCGGATTTTTCACCCGATTTCCTGCGCCGCATCTTCAGCCTGACGCTGGAAAGTCTGTGCATCGGCCTGGTCGGCGGCGCGCTTGCCTTGCTGCTGGGCGCGGGCATGGCGCTGTGCATTATCCGGGTTCCGGATCTGGTCGAACCGCCGCAATTTGCGCCGCTCTGGCGGCGGCTCGGTTTCGCCATGCTGCGCCAAGTGTTGCGCATCTTGCTGGCGGGTTTGCGCGCCGTGCCGGAAATCGTTTGGGCCTATGTGTTTGTGCGCCTGTTTGGCTTGGGCGTGCTGCCGGCGGTGCTGGCGATCGGCTTAACCGTCGGCGCCTCGATTGCCAAATTGTTCGCCGAATTAGCCGAGGCGGTGGATGCGCGTCCGCTGCAGACGATGCGCGCCGCCGGCGCTGGCCGCAGCGCGCTGCTGTTGTTTGGCGTTTTGCCGCAAGTGGCGCGTCAGTGGCTGGCGTATGCCTTGTTCCGCCTTGAATGCAATATCCGCAGCGGCGCGATTTTAGGCGTGGTCGGGGCCGGCGGCCTGGGCAGTGAAATCGTGCTGGCCTTGCGCTATTTTCAATATGACAAACTGGCCACCGCACTGCTCGCGGTCTTGTGTCTGACTTTGATGCTGGAATTTTGCAGTGCGCGTTTGCGTCGTCTGTCCCCGCGCACGGTGCTGATGGCGCTGACGGCGAGTGCGCTGACGGCCTTGTATTTCCTGGATGCGCCCTGGCGCGACTTGCTGCAGCCTGCCGGCATGAGTCTGCTCAGCTTTGACGCGCCCTTGCAATTGGACACCCTGCGCCACGCCACCCGCCTGGTGCTGGACACCCTGGTGATGGCCTGGTGCGCCACCTGGCTGGCGGCGGGCGGCGCTTTGTTGCTGGCCCCGCTGGCGGCGCGCCAGCTGCGTCCCGCCGGCTATTTGCCGGATGCGGTGCGCCCGCCCGGTTGGCGCAGCTGGCTGGATCAGACTGGGCAAATTATCTGCCGCAGCCTGACCCAAGTGGTGCGCGCCTTGCCCGAACTCTGTCTGGCCCTGGTGTTTGTGGTGTGGGTCGGGGCCGGGCCATTGGCCGGAATTTTGGCGATTGCCCTGCATAATCTGGGCGTGTTGGGGCGCTTGTATGCGGACGTGCTGGAAGAAGCCGCGCCGGCCCCGGTGGCCGCGCTGCAAAGCATGGGCTTGGGCCGCTTGGGGTGTTTTATGTTCGGCGTCTGGCCGCAGGTGCGCGCGCGCCTGGCGGCGTTCACCCTGTACCGTTTTGAAGTGAATGTGCGCGTCACCGCGATGATGGGCTTTGTCGGCGCCGGCGGCATCGGCGATGCTCTGCATACCGCGATCAGTCTGTTTCATATGCAGGATTTAAGCGCCTTGCTGCTTACCATGGCGCTGTTAGTGGCGTTGGTGGATGCGCTGGGCGACCGTGTGCGCAGCGCTTTGTTGCGCACCGACCAGTTAAGCACGGCGCAAACGCCGGATGCGGCGCAAGTGGCGACCCGGCTGCAAGCGCAAACCTGA
- a CDS encoding ATP-binding cassette domain-containing protein yields MSSAPLLHARQVSRQWGARQVLHGLDLQLRAQERVALIGPSGSGKSTLIKILAAALRASAGVLEVQGCDVQRMSWPALQAYRRQCRMIEQQASLALQASVHQNVIAGLLPGWSWGKILCAAMFPLEKQRVADLLAQLGIAEFQWARAGDLSGGQMQRVAIARALISQPQILLADEPTASLDPHTAQGVTQLLLQQARQRQVSLLFCTHHFELVQADCTRVLGLRDGRLQFDCAPQDVSPLMLQQLYAGHARA; encoded by the coding sequence ATGAGCAGCGCACCCTTGCTGCATGCGCGCCAAGTCTCGCGCCAATGGGGCGCGCGCCAGGTATTGCATGGCCTCGATCTGCAATTGCGGGCGCAGGAAAGAGTGGCGCTGATCGGCCCCAGCGGCAGCGGCAAATCGACCCTGATCAAGATTTTGGCGGCGGCTTTGCGCGCAAGCGCGGGCGTGCTGGAAGTGCAGGGTTGTGATGTGCAGCGCATGTCCTGGCCGGCGCTGCAAGCGTATCGCCGGCAATGCCGCATGATCGAACAGCAAGCCTCACTGGCTTTGCAGGCCAGCGTGCATCAAAACGTGATCGCCGGACTGTTGCCGGGCTGGAGCTGGGGCAAAATTCTGTGCGCCGCCATGTTCCCGCTGGAAAAACAGCGGGTCGCCGATTTATTGGCGCAACTCGGGATTGCCGAATTCCAATGGGCGCGCGCCGGTGATTTGAGCGGCGGCCAAATGCAGCGAGTGGCGATTGCGCGCGCCCTGATTTCGCAGCCGCAGATTTTGCTGGCGGATGAGCCGACCGCCTCGCTTGACCCGCATACTGCGCAAGGCGTGACGCAACTGCTGTTGCAGCAGGCGCGTCAGCGCCAGGTCAGTCTGCTGTTTTGCACCCACCATTTTGAACTGGTGCAAGCCGATTGCACCCGCGTGCTGGGCTTGCGTGATGGCCGCCTGCAATTCGATTGCGCGCCGCAGGATGTCAGCCCGCTGATGTTGCAGCAATTGTATGCCGGCCATGCGCGAGCTTGA